AAGATACGGACATCGACAAGCAGGAGATCGCCACCAGCTTCTCGCCCGAGATCGCGGAGCTGGTGGATGGCGTCAGCAAACTGACCCAGGTCGAGTTCGAGAGCCGTGTGGAGGCCCAGGCGGAGAATTTCCGCAAGATGCTGCTGGCCATGACCCGGGACATCCGCGTCATCCTGGTCAAACTGGCCGACCGCCTGCACAACATGCGCACCCTGTCGGCCCTCGGGCCGCCGAAGCGCCGGGCCATCGCCCGGGAGACTCTGGACATTTATGCCCCCATAGCCCATCGCCTGGGGCTCAATGCCCTGCGTCTGGAACTGGAGGAACTGGGCTTCGCCGCCCTCCATCCCATGCGCTACCGGGTACTGGACAACGAGGTCAAGAAGGCCCGTGGCCACCGCAAGGAGATTGTCACCCGCATCGAGGTGGCCCTCAAAGAGCGGTTGCGCCAGGAGGACCTGACGGGCGAGGTCCTGGGTCGGGAGAAGCACCTCTACAGCCTCTACCGCAAGATGCACGACAAGCGCATGTCTTTCCATGACGTCCTCGACGTCTACGCCTTCCGCGTCATCGTCGACAAGGTGGATACCTGCTACCGGGTGCTGGGCGTCATCCATAACCTGTACAAGCCGGTACCGGGGCGCTTCAAGGACTACATCGCCATCCCCAAGGCCAATGGCTACCAGTCCCTGCACACCACCCTGTTCGGGCCCTACGGCGTGCCCCTGGAGGTCCAGATCCGCACCGCCGAGATGCAGCACGTGGCCGAGTCCGGTGTGGCGGCCCATTGGCTCTACAAGACCGCCCACGGCGGCTCCAACGCGGCCCAGACCCGGGCCCGGGATTGGATGCAGGAGATCCTCGAGCTGCAGAAGAACGCCGGCAATTCGGTGGAGTTCATCGAAAACGTCAAGGTGGACCTGTTCCCGGATGAGGTCTATGTCTTCACCCCCAAGGGCAAGATCATGGTACTGCCGCGGGGCGCCACCCCCATCGACTTCGCCTATGCGGTGCATTCGGACCTGGGCAATACCTGCGTGGCCGCCAAGATCAGCCGCCGCTACGCTCCCCTGAGCACCCCCCTGGTGAGCGGCCAGACGGTGGAGGCGGTATGCGCCCCCTGGGGGCGGCCCAACCCCAGCTGGCTCAACTTCGTGGTTACCGGCAAGGCCCGTTCGGCCATTCGCAGTTTCCTCAAGAACCTGCAACGGGACGAGGCGGTCGAGTTCGGCCAGCGCCTGCTGCGCAACGCCCTGGCCGGCGAGTCGGCGCTGCTGGAGGAGATCCCGCAGGAGAACATCGATCGGCTCCTCGAGGAATTCAAGTTCTCCAGCATGGACGAACTGCTGGCGGACATCGGGCTCGGCAACCGCATCGCCCCCCTGGTGGCCCGCCGTCTAGTGCCCGCCGGCCGTGACGAAGCGGCCGATCCCGGTGCCCTGGAAGACCACGCCCGTCCCCTCACCATCAAGGGTACCGAGGGCATGGTGGTGAACTTCGCCAAGTGCTGCCGGCCCATACCCGGCGATCCCATCCACGGCTTCGTGAGCGCCGGCCGCGGCATCGTCATCCATGCCCAGTGGTGCCGCAACACCTCTGATCACACTCACCATCCCGAAAAGCTGGTGGACGTGGCCTGGGGCAACCGGGTGGACGGTGAATTCCCGGCGGAGATCCGGGTCGAGCTGGCCAACCAGAAGGGCGCCCTGGCAACCGTGGCCTCGGCCATCTCCAAGGAGGGTTCGAACATCGAAAACGTCAACATCGAGGACCGGGACGGCCTCTACTCCACCATCACCTTCGTCATCGACGTGGCCGACCGCGCCCA
The Gammaproteobacteria bacterium DNA segment above includes these coding regions:
- the spoT gene encoding bifunctional GTP diphosphokinase/guanosine-3',5'-bis pyrophosphate 3'-pyrophosphohydrolase, whose amino-acid sequence is MAAVSALEARPHFLISDLCSLLETYLEPKQVKEVYRAYLVGAQAHEGQRRASGEPYIYHPIEVARILAELRLDYETVTAAILHDVIEDTDIDKQEIATSFSPEIAELVDGVSKLTQVEFESRVEAQAENFRKMLLAMTRDIRVILVKLADRLHNMRTLSALGPPKRRAIARETLDIYAPIAHRLGLNALRLELEELGFAALHPMRYRVLDNEVKKARGHRKEIVTRIEVALKERLRQEDLTGEVLGREKHLYSLYRKMHDKRMSFHDVLDVYAFRVIVDKVDTCYRVLGVIHNLYKPVPGRFKDYIAIPKANGYQSLHTTLFGPYGVPLEVQIRTAEMQHVAESGVAAHWLYKTAHGGSNAAQTRARDWMQEILELQKNAGNSVEFIENVKVDLFPDEVYVFTPKGKIMVLPRGATPIDFAYAVHSDLGNTCVAAKISRRYAPLSTPLVSGQTVEAVCAPWGRPNPSWLNFVVTGKARSAIRSFLKNLQRDEAVEFGQRLLRNALAGESALLEEIPQENIDRLLEEFKFSSMDELLADIGLGNRIAPLVARRLVPAGRDEAADPGALEDHARPLTIKGTEGMVVNFAKCCRPIPGDPIHGFVSAGRGIVIHAQWCRNTSDHTHHPEKLVDVAWGNRVDGEFPAEIRVELANQKGALATVASAISKEGSNIENVNIEDRDGLYSTITFVIDVADRAHLARVMRRVRSLSLVNRISRSRS